From Coffea arabica cultivar ET-39 chromosome 2e, Coffea Arabica ET-39 HiFi, whole genome shotgun sequence, the proteins below share one genomic window:
- the LOC113730330 gene encoding LOB domain-containing protein 21-like, translated as MKNQEPRSSSSCAACKFLKRRCIPNCQFAPYFRSDEPNKFAKVHKVFGASNVSKILNEVPEEQREDTVNSLVYEAEVRLRDPVYGCIGAIASLQKKMVELQHDLLLAKARLAYCATTKPAPTSAIFLEGPSNIASNIDFPASAGLELEEAFYHNSSVMGQNANGWMNELGQFPLV; from the coding sequence atgaagaaccaagaacctcGTTCAAGCTCTTCTTGTGCCGCTTGCAAGTTCTTGAAAAGGCGGTGCATCCCCAACTGTCAATTTGCACCGTACTTTCGGTCGGACGAGCCCAATAAGTTCGCCAAAGTTCACAAGGTATTCGGAGCCAGCAATGTGAGCAAGATTCTGAATGAGGTCCCTGAGGAGCAAAGAGAGGACACCGTGAATTCACTCGTGTACGAGGCCGAGGTACGGCTGAGGGACCCCGTTTACGGTTGCATTGGTGCAATAGCTTCTCTGCAGAAGAAGATGGTAGAGCTTCAACATGATCTGCTTCTTGCTAAAGCTCGTCTTGCCTACTGTGCCACCACTAAGCCAGCGCCCACTTCAGCCATATTCTTGGAGGGTCCTTCCAATATCGCTTCCAACATTGATTTTCCGGCTTCTGCTGGCTTGGAGTTGGAGGAGGCTTTCTATCACAATTCCTCGGTCATGGGTCAAAATGCCAATGGATGGATGAATGAATTAGGCCAGTTCCCGCTTGTGTGA